A DNA window from Dunckerocampus dactyliophorus isolate RoL2022-P2 chromosome 17, RoL_Ddac_1.1, whole genome shotgun sequence contains the following coding sequences:
- the LOC129169642 gene encoding histone H2B-like encodes MPEPAKSAPKKGSKKAVSKTTPKGGKKRRKNRKESYAIYVYKVLKQVHPDTGISSKAMSIMNSFVNDIFERIASEASRLAQYNKRSTITSREIQTAVRLLLPGELAKHAVSEGTKAVTKYTSSK; translated from the coding sequence ATGCCGGAGCCAGCAAAGTCCGCACCCAAGAAGGGGTCTAAGAAAGCCGTTTCCAAGACAACGCCCAAGGGTGGCAAGAAGAGAAGAAAGAACAGGAAGGAGAGTTATGCCATTTACGTGTACAAGGTGCTTAAGCAGGTGCATCCTGACACCGGTATCTCTTCTAAGGCTATGAGTATTATGAACTCTTTCGTCAACGACATTTTTGAACGCATCGCCTCGGAGGCGTCTCGTCTGGCTCAGTACAACAAACGCTCCACAATCACGTCCAGGGAGATCCAGACCGCCGTGCGTCTACTGCTGCCGGGTGAGCTTGCCAAGCACGCCGTGTCTGAGGGCACCAAGGCGGTCACCAAGTACACCAGCTCTAAGTAA